A window from Drosophila miranda strain MSH22 chromosome Y unlocalized genomic scaffold, D.miranda_PacBio2.1 Contig_Y2_pilon, whole genome shotgun sequence encodes these proteins:
- the LOC117192224 gene encoding uncharacterized protein LOC117192224, whose protein sequence is MTTDTAKGVINNGYELDHRELEIPTSEPFKEIPHEDRNLPQQGEDGKGFFYNNPKMGRIVKISFYVLLHVVVVGYFSYATYHYNDITNYECNWSSDNPLCGINFCSGYGMLLLLLVFVYFGLFYYFIFKPKVGIWLHREYLKPAAQKWHNFSRTRAVSLASIALLLVFLAIFLYFETKDEPLKFVSMVAPCRLFCKTYLIVPLLAAGFFMVRRILLQRAKRTQAWKIAG, encoded by the exons ATGACAACAGATACGGCGAAGGGCGTCATAAACAATGGCTACGAACTGGATCAT AGGGAACTGGAGATACCAACTTCGGAACCATTCAAGGAAATTCCACACGAAGACCGTAACTTGCCGCAACAGGGAGAAGATGGAAAGGGATTCTTCTACAACAATCCGAAAATGGGACGCATCGTGAAGATTTCATTTTACGTTCTATTACACGTTGTGGTCGTGGGCTACTTCTCGTATGCCACTTATCACTATAATGACATCA cTAATTACGAGTGCAATTGGAGCTCAGATAATCCTCTTTGTGGAATCAATTTCTGCTCAGGCTATGGTATGCTCTTGCTCCTGCTGGTATTCGTCTACTTTGGTCTGTTCTACTACTTTATATTCAAGCCCAAAGTGGGAATCTGGCTACACAGGGAGTACCTAAAGCCGGCTGCCCAAAAGTGGCACAACTTTAGCAGAACCAG AGCTGTCTCGCTGGCCAGTATAGCCTTGTTACTGGTCTTCCTAGCCATCTTCCTGTACTTCGAGACTAAGGACGAACCGCTGAAGTTCGTGTCGATGGTAGCCCCCTGTCGTCTGTTCTGCAAGACGTATTTGATAGTTCCCCTGTTGGCAGCTGGGTTCTTCATGGTGCGCCGGATCTTGCTGCAGCGGGCGAAGCGGACCCAAGCCTGGAAAATCGCCGGGTAA